TACTACCAGTGCCACTCAAGTATTGGTCGAAGATCAACTGGTTGCTTTTGGTCGTCCGGCTACAGCGTTACCAAATATGCCGGCCAGTAGTGTGGTCATCGTTGGTGAAAAGAACAGCTATGTGCTGAGTCAAGGCGGCCCAGAGATGGTTAAGCTGCTAACCAACCTAACCCCACAAAATATCCGTGTCGACAATGAAATGAGCTTTTATTCACCGAACAATGACGGACATTTCCAAGGTGAAATGAAGCTGTCTTATGCCAAGCTGAAAGATGAGTTTAAGCGCAGTGACTATCAGTTCTTCTTACAAAGTGGTGGTAAGGAATGTACCGATGCCAGCGATGAGCGTATTCAAGCGCAGCGCTTCTGCTTTACTATTCCTATCAAAGGCGGGGTCTATCCTGCGGTCAGTAATCTGAGTCTGATTCAGTCAAAATACAATGCGTTGACCAAGCCATATCCAGTCTCTATCTATACCAAGACTGAAACCACACGTACCACCAATGATGGCGCAACGACAGCTGGTAAGCTGGTAATGTTACCGTTTGCTTTGGCGTTTGATGTGGTGACTTTCCCATTCCAGCTATTAGATGCGGCAAGCAAGTAGCTCAGCAGCCAAGCAGTAAGCTCATTAGCTAAGTGCTAGGTAAATGATGCCCCAATATCGATAAAAAAGCAGAATGGTTAGGAAGTATAAAAATGACTAGAGGTATAAAGACGTTGGCTGTGGCGCTGGCTTCGCTGTTAACGATTAGTGGCTGCGCAACCCTCAAAGAGGTACAGGAGCGAAATATAGAAAAACAAGCTATGAGAAGCTTGCCTACAGCCGAAGAGTATCAGGATATCTTGGATGCGGTTAAAACCATTCAGCCTACTACGTTAGTGGGTTCGGAAAAACCCAAGCGTTGGCTGTTGGTCAATGAAACGCCACCGCTATTTGGTAATGCTGAAAACGAAAAAGAGTATTTGGATGTGGATAGTCCTTACCGCTCAAGCAATGTGGCATTTGGTGACGTGAAGAGTGTGAAAGCCAGTGGCGCGTATACTGATACCAGTTATCGCGTATTTTGTGAGGATGGTTACTATCGAGCCTATACAGTCACTCAATATACTCGAAACCATAATAAGATACCGTGGCTATTGTCACGCAGTGACGATCATGACACAGGTGTGTTTGATCATCATATTAAAATGGCGAAGCATATCTGTGCGCTATCTGGATTCTATAAAGGTATGCCAGACTCTAGCAAAAAATAACTGCATGCTTATGATTGGCTGCTCATTAGAGCAGTGACTCATTAAAGTGAAAAACTAGTCTATTAAAAAAGCCCCAAGCGTCATGTTTGGGGCTTTTTTTATCTAATATGTGCGGTGTTGCTGATGAGCGTTACTCATCATCATGGAAGTCAATACGGGTCAGCACCTTAGTCTGGACCAGATACGCACACACATAGGCACTGGGCCAAGCGAATGCAAACGAGGTGCCCCATGAACGCAGCAACTCGTGAAAGAACTGATCGCTATAGCCTTGTTTTACCAAAATAAGTGCGGCTGAAATAATCAGCGACATCAATAGCGCCATCAGACCAGTAAAGATGAGACGCTGATATTTGCGGTGAATCCGCAAAACAGTCGACTGAGATCTATGGGTTGTCATTTATGTTAGCCCTATCATTTTTGTCTTGTATTTTAGTACTGATTATTGTGATTTTGTATGGCAATTGGTTATGGTGTTTGCGATTAAGCATAACTGATTTGTCAGCAATGATTAAATTGTTAATTTTAATAATTGCGATTAACAAAAGGTCAGCGTAACTATTACGGGCTACACAGCGAGGTTATCTTCATTTAAGTGCAGACAGGTTTAAAGAGCAATCAGGTTAAAACCATCAGGCTAAAAAAACAAACAGACTAAACAGCAAACAAGTTATACACCAGTCAACTGCGTCATTAGCTCATGCACCGATAACGCTTGCACCTGACTTACGCCTTGCCCAGCCCATAGCGACATATATTCTGGATTGCTGGCTTGTGCAGCAGCCGCTCGCATCGGCTTGGTCATGGCATTGAGTTGTGGATACGCAGGCAGGCTAGTGTTGTCATAGGCAGCAAATTGTTCAAGATAATCATTTACCAAGCCGCGAGCTTGTTTGCCAGAGAATAAACGTGTTAATCGGGTGCGCCCATCACGCTGACCATTGGCTACTTTGAGCAGTTCGCTCTTGTAGGTGGCGCTGATACCACTTTCAGTGGTGGTCAAAAATACTGTACCCATCTGTGCCAACGCTGCGCCTGCGGTCTGTACCGCCTTAATGGCATCAGCAGTCATAATCCCACCGGCAGCGATAAGCGGCACATCAGTGATGGCTTTGGTTTGGCTAATTAAAACTAATAACCCCATTGGATCTTGCTCACTTTGTGCAAGCCAACCGCCGCGGTGACCACCGGCTTCAGCCCCTTGCACACAGACCGCATCGGCGCCGATATCTGCCCAGGCTTTGGCTTCTAACGGATGGTTTGCTGTGCCTACCACTTTGGTTCCGACCGCATGTAACACATCGACCTGTGCTTGGCTGATAATACCAAAGGTAAAACTGGCCACCGCTACTGGATTGTCTAGCAACACTTGAAACTGCTCATCAAACAGCTGAGCAGGCTTATCGGCCAATACGGGCTCAATGCTTGCCTTCTGATAATAGCCGCTTAACCAGTCCGGCATCGATGTATCAAAAGTAGTGGATTCTGCTGCGGATAGCACCATTAAATTCACCGCAAACGGCTTGTCTGTCAGTGCTTTGATTTGGTTAATCTGCTCATTAATGGTATCAGGCGCTGTCATTCCAGCACCCAAGCTGCCCAATCCGCCAAAGTTACTCACCGCAGCGATCAGCTTAGGTGTGGTTGCACCGCCTGCCATCGGGGCTTGGACGATGGGGCAGGTTAGGTTCAGGGTCGTGAGTAGGTTGTCGGTGCTCATAGTCTCTCCGCGGGTTGTGTTTGGCGATAGGCTGCTGCTTTAGCCGAGTGTTGGTCATTGCTACAATCGTCTGGGCTGATGTCACAGTCTAGCTATGGCTATTAGGCTTAGAGTTAGGATTAAGGTTACGGTTACGATTTACTTTAACAAAAATCGGGCGGTTAGCGGTGATAATACTGTTTATTTAGTTGCGAAATACACAATTGCGGTCCGTCATTAACTATCCAAACAGTGATCATTCAGTGTTTAATAATAAATCCAATCAAGCTGGCTAAAGAACTGTGGCTGTGTTAAAAATGAATCATACCAACCTGTCTTTGAGCGATTAGGATTTAACCATGGCATCTAAGAAATTTCTGCTCGTCTTCACACCGTATCTGCTGATTTATATCGGTTATATCCTTTATGAGCTCACCGTTGCTAATAATGCTGATGTTAAGGGGTGGTGGCCGCTGGCTTTACTGGTGACAGCCTTGTTCCATGGCATCGTGAGCAGGGTGTATTGTGCTATTGATCGTCGTCAGCCATCGTCTTATGGCTACACCGCGCTTTATGGCGTGCTGTTTACGCTGCCTTTTATCGGGCTGCTGTTGATGAATAAGCTATGGCAGCCGATTGATTGGTATGCCGTAAATACTGGGCAGGCTGAGCTGACCATGACCCAAGCCGTAGTCAACAGTATCTTTTATTTGCCGATTATGGCGGCTCTGATTTTATTGAGTCACTTTATTATCAGGCAGGTGGTGCGTGCCAAGGCTGATCGTTAAATCAAGTTGAAAAACCGACTGATTTATATCACCAGTCAAGCGGCTTCAATGTTAATAAGCTATCTAAAACACTTTAGCAGCGAACATCATCACACAGCGCTAACCATAGGAAACCTATCCCATCATGAGCTTGATACTGCGCAAAACCATCTGTCTTGGCCTAGTGTTTGCCTCAACTTACAGTTTTGGCTGTTTGCCATTATCAGCCGATAACACGTTACTGGCACGATTAGAGAGCATCGAATCGGCCAATCAAGTGCCGTCTTATACTTCGGATAAAACCGGCTATCTTCTTAATCTGTCACAGCCTAAATTTGTGTTTGGCTCGATGTGGGATAGGCTAACCAAAACAGCACCGCCGCAGCTTGAAGCGACGTTTCATCCAAACAATGTACAGCCGCCGCAGTTAGTCATCGCTCTAGCGGATACTTATAGTGACCCTAAGCCTGTGAAATATCGAGTTTATGCCATCGCTGCAGTGACTTGTGATAATGATGTGATTGAACTGGGTAAGCCGATATTGGCGCCGGACAATCCAGGTTGGAATCGACAGACTCAGCAATGTGGTGCGAGTGCGTCGGCGGGTATTTTGGATGGGTTTGTTGGTGAGAAAAGCCAAGCCGATTATTTGGCACAGTTACAGGCCAAATATCCGACTTGCGAGACGCTATACGCTGCATTTAGCAATGATCAGTCTGCTGAGGGCCGTTCTAATGATAGCCAAAAAGGGTTTTGGCACTGGCTTAAGCAGTTGTTTGGGTAGAGGCTTGAGAAAAGGTACAAGGTGCAACTTAGAGCAGTTACTTATTCCACAGGCTTCGGGTTAGTCTACCGGTTTGACTATAAATACCGACTTGATCGATAAAAGCTTCGTAATCCTGATTCTCTTCTACGATACGGTTCACTGAAAGCCAGTCAATATTAGTACGCTCTCGAGCAGGAATTAGAATTTGACTGTCAAATAAAGACTGCTGGTTTAATAATAAAACACCAACGCCATGTAGCCCCGATAGCATTTGTAGTTCAGCTTCTACCGATGAATCCAAATGAGCGGTTACCAAATAAGCGAAATTTGCCCAGCTAGAGTTTGATACAGCTTGGAAGAAACTTTTGCGTACATTGCTTTTATTTAATGTCTTTTTGACCTCAAATGACCACAGTCTGAAAAACGAGTCGTTACTACCTCGCACACAAGCACGAACCACATCGCTCCAACCTTTATCCAGTGTTTCTAAAGCGACGATATCTGGATGCAACCAATGGTTACCTCCTGAACCACGCGTGTTTTTGGACCGACGCTCATCAATTCTACGGCAATACAAACCAACATCTTCTGACAAATAAGAGATGAGCATCGGATATAAATCATGCTCTGTAAAAGAGGCGTCATTAGATGAGGTGTTATCTGCTACGTCCTCGTCATCACTATTGTCATCATCGTTCAGCAAGGTATTGTTTTGCAGTGTTTGCCAGTAGTATTTTCGAGGTCGTGGTTTGTCTTGAGTGGCAACATTAGGACACAAGCGTTTGGCAGCTTCAGTACGCTCACCGCCAATCTCTGCGGCAAGCTGTACGATAAGATCTTCTTCGGTTTTATAACGAGGGTTAAGTCTTTTTTCAGCTAAGTCTTGTGGGTAACGGTCTAGGAATAGTTCTGCCAGTTGTCTTGCTGTAAACATCTGGTCTGGATAATCGCGTAAAGTTTCTATTATCATCTGAACACGAGTGGTCATGTCATCTTCCTAGTATCTAATGTCGAATAAATAAGATTATAGCAGCCTAAAGCAAGCTTTTAACCCCTTTAGACTTATGACTTCATACAGGAGTGACATGACTTAAATAAACCCACAATCAAGACCGATGAGCCACAGGCGTTGATTCCTCAGAGCGCTCCCAAGCAGTCGTCGGCTCATAATCACGGCAACAGGCATTACAGCCGCCATGAGCACGGTATCCTTCAGTAATTTGTGCGGCTTCTTTGGGCGGTAATACTTTACCTTTACGCCACGCACCATGTAGATACAGCCCTGCACCCATAATAGCCGTCGCCATCATACCCGCTGGGAATGACAGCCAAAGCGCATCGGAACCAAGCTTAGAATAAAAGCCAAAAGCAAAGCCAAGACGCACCGGATACATAGAGATAATCATCACGATGAGTGGCCAAATCACATAGCCGTTAGCGCGCATGGCACCAAACAGAACCTGTGCGATGCCAAAGAATAAAAAGCCCCAGGTTGCCATCAGCTGAATATGAGTGGCAATGGGCAGCGCGGTACTGTCATCGCCTAGGAATAGACTTAAAACCGGCTTATCAAAAATGGTCATCAGTCCAATCAGAGACCCTGTCAGTACGATATTAAAGATAAGACCCCAACGTGTGATGCCGGATACTCTGTCCCACTGATTAGCGCCAATATTTTGAGCGACCATCGCACTTGCTGCCGCACTTAGCGCCATGGCTGGCATCTGCACATAAGTCCAAAGCTGCTGAGTGGCACTATAAGCCGCCGTCGTCTGCACGCCCTCACGGTTAATCAGCGACAGCATGGTCAATGCCGCTGAAGAGATGACAATCATTTGCAGCCCCATCGGTAATCCTTTTGAAAACATCGATTTAAGGATATCTCGGTTAGGGCGTAAAAAGCGTAAATCAGACCTATTGAGCGCCAATACAGAGCCGCGCAAATACAAGGTGGTAATCATACCGACCAGCGCGACGGTGTTGGCAGTCGCTGTGGCAAAGGCTGAGCCAAAGATACCCCACTCAGGGAAGGGGCCGATGCCCATAATGAGTAGGGGTGTCAAAATCAAATCGATAGCCACGGATAACGCGATGAACCACAGTGGTGTTGTTGAGTCACCCGTTCCCCGCAGCGCCATCATCAGTAACGTAAAGGTCAGCGTGATTGGCATGGCAATAAAAATCATCCGCAAGTAGGTCAATGCCAAGTCAAAAGCACTGCTTGGCGTGCCTAATATTTCTAGCAGTAACGGCCCAAGCAGCCAACCGGTCGCCGCTAATATCATGCTTATCGGAACGATACTACCAAGCGCTGTGCCCAGTGTTCGCTTGACCATCACAGTGTCTTTTTGGCCGATGGCTTGACCAATCAAAATGGTAGAGGCCATGCCAAAGCCAAACACGAACGAGATGAGGATAAACATTAAGATATTGCCATTGGTGGTGGCCGCAAGCGCTTCTTCACCCAAAAATCGGCCTACCCAGATGGCATTAATCGATCCATTTAACGACTGTAATACCGATGATCCAAGTGTTGGTAGAGCGAATAGCAGCATCGTTTTGGCAATCGATCCTGAGGTTAGGTCACGTTTTTTGTCCCTGGGTATTGTGTCACGCAATGCGAATCCTTTTATGTCATCTAACAGGTTTAAGGGGAGGTCGATTGAATAAAAAGCCAGTAAGCCAAAGGCCAGTTATATTATTAAGTAGAAAGCTTATGTGCTTACTTGGGCTAAATCTGACTATGGTAAGAAATAAGGCGCGTAACGTCATTATTAGAGCTGTAATGATATTTGTATGCGGGTTACAAAGTGGCTTAGAAACAGAGTGTGAGGTAGGTAAGCACGGTAGCTATTAAGACTAGACAATAAAGATAGAACAATAAAAAAGAGCCATCAATAACGATGGCTCTTTGCTGTTCGGACACACAGATTACATCTGCGGTGGCCACGGTCTATCCGCATCACTTTCAATCCATTCAGCAACATAGCCTGCTGGCGGTAAATCCCAATTTGGTCTGCCAATGGCATCCAATACTTGTTGAGTGTCAATCACACGACCGCCTTTGGTCACACCGGTACGCAGCAGTGCCGATGAACACGGCTTGCCCTTAACCCACATTGACTGTTCAACATAAATCCAGCGCTCATCAATCGCCGCAATACGGGTCTTAATAGTCACCAAATCAAAGGCTCGAATACGCTTACGGTATTGAATGGTGCTACCGGCAACGACCAATCCCCAACGCTTTTCCAGTAGCTTTTTGCCAAGCCCAGAGCGAATGGCAAAATCGGTACGGCCCAAGTCGTATAAGGTAAATACACGGCCGTTATTCATCTCAAGATAGTTATCGATGTCGGTTAAGCTGCAACGAAACTGCATCTCTGCGACATCATCTAAGTCAACCGTATCGCCCTGCTTGCGTGCTGCAATCGCTTTAACGATAGATTTTGTATAACGATAAAAGGGATACATAAGTAGATCTCAAAATTGAAATAGGACACTGATTATGCGCAAAAAAATCATCATTTCAAAGCATCAGGCGTGCCTAGTCCGTCATTAAAAGTGTCGGTTATTAAAATAATTTAGTCAGATCAGATCAGTATCAACCATCGATACCGACAGATTTAAAGTAAGCACTGACTGTTTCTGGTATCCAATTAATATCAAAACGTTTTTTGGTGACAGGGTCAGGCTTATGTTGATAACGCAAATAGCCAATGTGGCCGCCATGTGCTGTTTTTAACAGCGATACCTGATCGGAGACATCATTGGCAGTGGCAGTAAAGCCAATAAACGGATCATCATCTGCGCTAATTAGTAACAGCGGATGAGTAACATCAGCAAGGTAGGGCAGCGCGGATGAACGGCGATAATAGTCATTGTTCGAGCGGTAGCCGTGGCGTGGCGCGGTGAAGATGTGATCAAAGTCGCTGATACGGTCAACCGCTTTAATGGCGGCAATCTCTTCATCACTGATTTCGTTTTTTAGGGCTTTTTTGATAATAGGATTGAGCAGATACGGGGTGTATATCTTTTGTCCTAAAAAGCGGTGCATATTCATTGCCGCAGATGACATATCAACCGGCGCAGAGATGGAGACCGCAGCGTTACAAATGGCATCATCACCATATTCACCCATATATTTGGCCAGTGCATTACCGCCAAGCGAAACCCCAACGGCGTAGATGTTGGCGTAATGTTGTTGCAGCTGGGTGAGCATATGATGTACTTCACCAGTATCACCGGCGTTATAAAACACTCGACCACTGGCAGGAATACCACCACAGCTACGGAAGTGAGCGACCACAAAGTGCCAGCCTTGAGCGTGAATGTAGTGCGCTAAGGCACGCGCATAATGACTGTCGCTACTGCCTTCCATCCCATGAAATAGCACAATCAATGGGGTGGTGTCTTTATCACTGCCTGTGATTGAGGCTGGCGGGTGCGCATCATAGAAGTCATAGGCCACATCGCTTTCATCCAGTGAGTCACGGTATATTTCACGTCGATATGACGGCACTTCTGGTGCAAAAAACTTAGGCAGGATGGTTTGTAGGTGAGGGTTGGTTAACCAAAATGGAGGCTTAAACGTATGTGGTGGTTGAAATTGAGATGCTGCTTGTGTGGTCATAAATACTACCTTTTGTGTGAATAAAAAACAGCCCTGTTGTCAGCCGTTGGTCTGAGCCAGTGAGCTGATCCAATGCTTAACCAGTCGAGTCACTGATTGGGCAATGAATCGACTGGTTAACATTATTATGGGTGCTGTAGCCGTTGCTGTTGGTACTGCTGCTGTTGTTAATGCTGTTAAGGGTTCTATCATTGCACCTGCAACGCGGCTTATGCTTGAGGCTATTATTGACCTTGTAAGCGTTGGAAGAACTGTAGCGTGGTTTCGGGGAACCAGGAGGCGTCGAGTTTCTTATTTTTCCAACGGATAAAGCCAATATGGCCGCCATATTTGGGCTGATAAAGAGTGACCTGCTCTGAGATATCACCCGGCGACGGAATAACCCCGACAAAGGGATCATCCTGCGCATTAATAATTAATGTGGGCTTGGCGATGTTATGCAAGTAGGGCATGGCTGACGCTTTATGGTAATAGTCGTTTTCTGAGCGATAACCATAACGAGGCGCTGTAAACACGCGGTCAAACTCACCAATATTGCGACTGGCCTTAATGTGCTGTATCTCCTCTTCGGTTAACTGCTGCGCTAACGCTTTGGAGACAATAGGGTTTAACAAATAAGGGGTATAAATCTTACGCCCCAAGAAGTTCTCCATGGCGGTGGCCGCAGAGGACAAATCAAGCGGGGCTGACAGGATAGTAGCCGCATCACACACGGCCTGCTGTGCATACTCACCCATATATTTGGCCAAGGTGTTGCCGCCCAGCGAGATGCCAACGGCATAGATGGTCTCATAGTATTGCGACAGATGTTGCAGGGCGTGATGTGTCTCTATGGTGTCGCCGGCACTGTATAACAAGGGTCCTTTTGCATCGACACCGCCGCAGCTACGGGTGTGCGCAACCACAAAATGCCAGCCCTGTTGATGGACAAACTTCGATAAGGTGCGCGCGTAATGACTCTGACTGCTGCCTTCCATACCGTGAAACAATACGACCAAAGGTGTCGATGAACGCTGAGTAGAGGCCGGCAGTGTATCGGCTGCATTATTGATATTGGTGGCATCAATAAAGTCATAAGCTACTTCGCTCTCATCACGCGAGTCGAGTACCAAGTCACGGCGATAAGGCGGTGGCTCGGGCATGATGTATTTGGGCAAAATGGTTTGCAAATGCGGATTGCGCAGCCAAATGGGAGGATCAAACGCTGCGGGTATAAACGGAATCGGTGTCGGCATAGGCGTTGGTTAATCTGTGAGCTTGTTGTTATAGGACTGAGTTATGGGACTGAATTATAGGACTGATGTTATTAATATACTTTAAATCATGTGTTTAGTATTTTATACGCTTATAACGAGCCATGCAGATTTTTGAAGAATTTTAACGA
Above is a window of Psychrobacter sp. FDAARGOS_221 DNA encoding:
- a CDS encoding YheT family hydrolase; protein product: MTTQAASQFQPPHTFKPPFWLTNPHLQTILPKFFAPEVPSYRREIYRDSLDESDVAYDFYDAHPPASITGSDKDTTPLIVLFHGMEGSSDSHYARALAHYIHAQGWHFVVAHFRSCGGIPASGRVFYNAGDTGEVHHMLTQLQQHYANIYAVGVSLGGNALAKYMGEYGDDAICNAAVSISAPVDMSSAAMNMHRFLGQKIYTPYLLNPIIKKALKNEISDEEIAAIKAVDRISDFDHIFTAPRHGYRSNNDYYRRSSALPYLADVTHPLLLISADDDPFIGFTATANDVSDQVSLLKTAHGGHIGYLRYQHKPDPVTKKRFDINWIPETVSAYFKSVGIDG
- a CDS encoding COG2958 family protein encodes the protein MTTRVQMIIETLRDYPDQMFTARQLAELFLDRYPQDLAEKRLNPRYKTEEDLIVQLAAEIGGERTEAAKRLCPNVATQDKPRPRKYYWQTLQNNTLLNDDDNSDDEDVADNTSSNDASFTEHDLYPMLISYLSEDVGLYCRRIDERRSKNTRGSGGNHWLHPDIVALETLDKGWSDVVRACVRGSNDSFFRLWSFEVKKTLNKSNVRKSFFQAVSNSSWANFAYLVTAHLDSSVEAELQMLSGLHGVGVLLLNQQSLFDSQILIPARERTNIDWLSVNRIVEENQDYEAFIDQVGIYSQTGRLTRSLWNK
- a CDS encoding acyl-CoA thioesterase; translation: MYPFYRYTKSIVKAIAARKQGDTVDLDDVAEMQFRCSLTDIDNYLEMNNGRVFTLYDLGRTDFAIRSGLGKKLLEKRWGLVVAGSTIQYRKRIRAFDLVTIKTRIAAIDERWIYVEQSMWVKGKPCSSALLRTGVTKGGRVIDTQQVLDAIGRPNWDLPPAGYVAEWIESDADRPWPPQM
- a CDS encoding NAD(P)H-dependent flavin oxidoreductase, whose protein sequence is MSTDNLLTTLNLTCPIVQAPMAGGATTPKLIAAVSNFGGLGSLGAGMTAPDTINEQINQIKALTDKPFAVNLMVLSAAESTTFDTSMPDWLSGYYQKASIEPVLADKPAQLFDEQFQVLLDNPVAVASFTFGIISQAQVDVLHAVGTKVVGTANHPLEAKAWADIGADAVCVQGAEAGGHRGGWLAQSEQDPMGLLVLISQTKAITDVPLIAAGGIMTADAIKAVQTAGAALAQMGTVFLTTTESGISATYKSELLKVANGQRDGRTRLTRLFSGKQARGLVNDYLEQFAAYDNTSLPAYPQLNAMTKPMRAAAAQASNPEYMSLWAGQGVSQVQALSVHELMTQLTGV
- a CDS encoding MATE family efflux transporter, yielding MRDTIPRDKKRDLTSGSIAKTMLLFALPTLGSSVLQSLNGSINAIWVGRFLGEEALAATTNGNILMFILISFVFGFGMASTILIGQAIGQKDTVMVKRTLGTALGSIVPISMILAATGWLLGPLLLEILGTPSSAFDLALTYLRMIFIAMPITLTFTLLMMALRGTGDSTTPLWFIALSVAIDLILTPLLIMGIGPFPEWGIFGSAFATATANTVALVGMITTLYLRGSVLALNRSDLRFLRPNRDILKSMFSKGLPMGLQMIVISSAALTMLSLINREGVQTTAAYSATQQLWTYVQMPAMALSAAASAMVAQNIGANQWDRVSGITRWGLIFNIVLTGSLIGLMTIFDKPVLSLFLGDDSTALPIATHIQLMATWGFLFFGIAQVLFGAMRANGYVIWPLIVMIISMYPVRLGFAFGFYSKLGSDALWLSFPAGMMATAIMGAGLYLHGAWRKGKVLPPKEAAQITEGYRAHGGCNACCRDYEPTTAWERSEESTPVAHRS
- a CDS encoding DUF2798 domain-containing protein — translated: MTTHRSQSTVLRIHRKYQRLIFTGLMALLMSLIISAALILVKQGYSDQFFHELLRSWGTSFAFAWPSAYVCAYLVQTKVLTRIDFHDDE
- a CDS encoding YheT family hydrolase, whose translation is MPTPIPFIPAAFDPPIWLRNPHLQTILPKYIMPEPPPYRRDLVLDSRDESEVAYDFIDATNINNAADTLPASTQRSSTPLVVLFHGMEGSSQSHYARTLSKFVHQQGWHFVVAHTRSCGGVDAKGPLLYSAGDTIETHHALQHLSQYYETIYAVGISLGGNTLAKYMGEYAQQAVCDAATILSAPLDLSSAATAMENFLGRKIYTPYLLNPIVSKALAQQLTEEEIQHIKASRNIGEFDRVFTAPRYGYRSENDYYHKASAMPYLHNIAKPTLIINAQDDPFVGVIPSPGDISEQVTLYQPKYGGHIGFIRWKNKKLDASWFPETTLQFFQRLQGQ